The following are encoded together in the Culex pipiens pallens isolate TS chromosome 1, TS_CPP_V2, whole genome shotgun sequence genome:
- the LOC120414185 gene encoding SET domain-containing protein SmydA-8-like — protein sequence MVSLEICAVCGIPAGQRCGGCQQVSYCGKDHQRQHWKELHRKECRCYRLTTNATLGRHLVATRPIRSGEIIFREAPTVLGPKTASVPLCLGCHRNLDPITTDAGKKYYNCQHCGWPMCSLSCETSCYHREECQLFASKGYRPQIRFDALAPSKKHSAYCTIVPLRAILLKRKDPARWAQLATLESHVETRQTTPLYAAVRSNLVPFVREVLNLRNEVSVGQLMEIAGIFDTNSYEIRIPERGIKIRALYELGAMMAHCCQPNTKHFFDDELNLVMIAAVDIPKEETISISYAQPLQATIQRRFTIKQAKCFECGCHRCSDPTEFRTYAGSIVCPQCSKSMVVAVNPLDFRSDWRCEDKKCSYRESAQQYITRNEAFRAEIGQLSCGAGPDGYECLLGRFQSSDVLHPWNTNVLQVKYALTQLYGGGGPGGINLKDLSEKQLRRKVELCVDLLEVANQLEPGMSPFRTKLLQDLHAALEAMKSISGNSFDSAPAIVVQHPGVSLKTHKFNGPEANARKHGKCKTTISSHSTMKQQLEFVEQELSRIMACDPTLRKSSKDLYTGLTKIHN from the exons ATGGTCAGTTTGGAAATTTGCGCCGTTTGTGGTATTCCGGCCGGTCAACGGTGCGGTGGGTGCCAGCAGGTGTCCTACTGTGGCAAGGACCACCAACGGCAGCACTGGAAGGAGCTCCACCGGAAGGAATGTCGGTGCTACCGG CTCACCACGAACGCAACGCTCGGTCGTCACTTGGTGGCAACCCGACCAATCCGCAGCGGTGAGATTATCTTCCGCGAAGCGCCAACGGTTCTGGGCCCCAAAACTGCCAGCGTTCCGCTCTGTTTGGGCTGCCACCGCAATTTGGATCCAATTACGACCGATGCTGGCAAG aAGTACTACAACTGCCAGCACTGCGGCTGGCCCATGTGCAGTCTGAGCTGCGAAACGAGCTGTTACCATCGGGAAGAGTGCCAGCTATTCGCTTCAAAAGGCTACCGACCACAAATTCGCTTCGATGCGCTCGCTCCCAGTAAAAAGCATTCAGCGTATTGTACGATAGTTCCTCTGCGTGCCATTTTGCTCAAGCGAAAGGACCCGGCGCGGTGGGCAcagctggcaacactggaaTCGCACGTCGAAACGCGACAAACCACGCCACTGTACGCCGCAGTCCGGTCCAATCTGGTGCCGTTTGTCCGGGAGGTGCTCAACCTACGCAACGAAGTCAGTGTGGGACAGCTAATGGAAATTGCCGGGATTTTTGATACCAACAGCTACGAAATAAGGATCCCGGAACGTGGTATCAAGATACGGGCGTTGTACGAACTGGGCGCCATGATGGCGCACTGTTGCCAACCAAACACGAAGCACTTTTTTGACGACGAGCTCAATCTGGTGATGATTGCGGCCG TGGACATTCCCAAGGAGGAAACGATTTCCATTTCGTACGCCCAACCCCTGCAGGCCACCATCCAGCGTCGATTCACGATCAAACAGGCAAAGTGCTTCGAGTGTGGTTGCCATCGATGCTCGGATCCAACTGAGTTCCGCACCTACGCCGGTTCCATCGTCTGTCCGCAGTGCAGCAAATCCATG GTGGTGGCCGTCAACCCCCTTGATTTCCGATCCGACTGGAGGTGTGAGGACAAAAAGTGCTCCTACCGTGAGTCCGCCCAGCAGTACatcacccggaacgaggcatTCCGTGCAGAAATAGGCCAACTGTCCTGTGGCGCCGGTCCAGACGGCTACGAATGCCTTCTTGGCAGGTTTCAATCATCGGACGTGCTTCATCCCTGGAATACCAATGTGCTGCAGGTGAAGTACGCACTCACCCAGCTGTACGGGGGAGGTGGCCCAGGTGGAATCAATCTTAAAG ATCTTTCCGAGAAGCAACTGCGACGAAAGGTGGAACTCTGCGTAGATCTGCTGGAGGTGGCAAATCAATTAGAACCAGGAATGAGTCCGTTTCGTACGAAACTACTACAGGACTTACATGCTGCTCTCGAGGCGATGAAGAGCATTTCTGGAAACTCGTTCGACAGCGCACCAGCCATTGTGGTTCAACATCCGGGCGTTTCTCTGAAAACACACAAATTCAACGGCCCAGAAGCTAACGCTAGAAAACATGGAAAG TGCAAAACTACTATCTCATCTCATTCAACCATGAAGCAGCAGTTGGAATTTGTCGAGCAGGAGCTTTCCAGAATTATGGCATGTGATCCAACCCTCCGGAAGTCATCAAAGGATCTGTACACAGGATTGACCAAAATCCATAATTAG